The Flammeovirga yaeyamensis genome segment TCTATAGTTGATTTCATCAAAATCTGGCACCATTAATACTACCCAGTTGGAAGAGTGCATATCTCCCAATAATTGCACAAAACATCTCTCATTAAACTTAATAAACTCTTTCGCCAAACGTGTTTTATTCTGATGCCCATCTTCTAGATAATTATTAATAAACATATCACCTGGAATACCCGGAATATGCTCTTCAATAAGCGTTTGTTCAGTCACTAAGTAACTCACCTTATTGGGCGATAATATATCCTCTAACTCTAAACCATAAATACGTGAAGCATCGGCCACTTTAATATAGAAATAGTCAAAGTTATCGTTTACACGGTTTACAATTCGAATTCTAAAAGGCTTTGTATTACCATATGTACACATATCCACCCTCTCCACAAAAAGGTGTTCCATTACAGTAAGGTTACCATCGGCTCTTAAAGACGCATACAACTCTTTCAGCGTAGAGTAAATATGCTCCATATCGTCTTGCGGATAATACACAGTTACCCATAAAGTATCCTCCCCTTGTGAATCATATAATGGAACTGCAGTATTAAAGCGCAAAAGGTCATTATAATCTATGGATATAGGCGATAATCGATCGTACTGATCTAAAAAATATTCTAATGGTTCAGTGACAGGATAAGGTACTTTTTTCTTACTGATAATGGCCATACGCTACAATTCGGTCTAAGTGATAAGTTTGAGATATTCTGTGTGTTCTATCGAATAGATAATTAAATCTCTGCTTAAAATTACATATTTTTTGTACCCTATTAAAAAGATATTCATCATTTGATGATAAATAAGAGAAAGATCATCAAACCGTAGAAATATTCATTGAACATATCTCAATCAAAGTTGCACCTCCTTTTTAACTATTGCATCTTTGTGTTTTATTGTTCAAATACATTTAATAAAATAAGATGAGTAAAGTTAATTTTGATATTGTTGAAATGGAGGAAACGGATTACAGAAACCACCCTGCCCTTGCCAATACAGATATTCGAAATGCTCAACTTATTTTATTAGGAAAACAACCTCACACTCCCAAAAAAGCGCTAAGAGAAGGAACTTACCTTCATTCAGCAATTTTAGAACCTGAAGAATGGGTAAGAATTCAAAGAAAACTACCCGCAAAACAAGCCAATCGAATCAATAGAATCGCTCAAACAGCTAGAAACTATCCGTTAATGCAAGAAATGCTTTCTCACTCAAATGCTCAGGTAGAAAAGTGTATTTTCTGGAAAGATCCCGTTACAGGTTTAGAGTGTAAAGCTAAACCCGATCTATTTATTGAGGGAGAAGTCGTAATGGACCTAAAAACTACTTCTAGAACTATTAAAGGAGCCTTCGAAAATCAAGTATTAAGAAATGATTTCGATCGTCAGATTTCTTTTTATAATATTCCTATTCAAGCTCCAATAGCTAGAGTAATTGGTGTAAGTAAAATATCTAAAGGAAAATTGTTTCGTTTAGACTGGGAAAGAGAAGATGAATATCTAAAAAATGGACGTCAAAAAGCAGACATTCTTTTAAAAAAATTAGCGGATGATACTGAATTGATCGAAAAAGTTATTCAGCTAAGAAAGTTTAAAAACCAAAAATAGGTTACTTCATCAATCTATAGACTTCTTCTATTTTTAAGAACAACATAAATTATAGTATATTTGTGAAGCTATCAATTGGTTAATGGATTGATAGACGCTACTTTATACATATATTTTTTCAATAACACCCAGTTGTAAAACTGCTTATCACTATCTATACAACCCATTTATGAAATTATTGAGATTTCTACATATCTTTTTATTTTTTATAGGAGTCACATTGTTTCCTACGATTCTATCTGCACAAGATTCTGAAGATAATCTAAATACAGTCCTTTATGTAAAGCTTAAAAGCGATCAAAATGAAGTTTTAGGTCCCTGGTCTCGATCTTATTTATCGGATAAAGATGAGCCCGCCAAAATGCTTAAACCTAAGTTTTACATGCACCTTATTCAAAGAAGAGTAAGAAACCTTTCTACAGAACGTTTTTTCCCAAGACCCTATCCTGATATTTTAGAAATTGAATTACAGCCAGGAAGCAGTGTAGAAAACGCAATAAAAAAATTAAAAGAACATCCACTAGTAGAATATGTAGAAATAGAAGAATATGTAAACGATTTATATACTCCTAATGATACTAGAAGTGGTGAACAGTTTTCTATACCATTACATAATCTCACAGAAGCGTGGGATATTAGTAGAGGTGATGAAAATGTAGTCATTGGTATTCATGACTCCGGTTTTAATACTTCTCATGAGGACCTCATGGGCAATCTTTATGTAAATGAAGCAGAAGCAAATGGTTTTGATGGAGTTGATGATGATAATAATGGCTATATAGATGATATACATGGATGGAACTTTAAAAGAAACTCCAATGATTTATCTGGTACAGCACATGGTATTTATGTATCTGGAAGTGCATCTGCTACTGGCGATAATAATCTAGGTGTTATTGGTAGTGGTTTTAACTGTACGTATTTACCCGTCGTTAGAAGCCGCCTAAGTAGTCTAGTATACACTTGTGAGCAAAACAATGTCAAGATTGTCAATATGTCTTGGGGTAGTAGAGGTAGTAATCAAATTTCTTATCAAGAAGTGATTAATTATTATTCTGAAACACCTGAATATGACATTCTCTTTATTGCTGCTGCAGGTAATGACCCTCATGGTAATGTCCCTTCTGATTATTACCCTGCTTCTTATGAAAATGTTTTATCAGTAACAGGTGTCAATCAAAATAGAGAAAATACAGGTAGAACTAGAGGGTATTTAATCGATGTAGCAGCTGCTGATGGGTCTTTATCAACACATAATTCTGGCTATGCCAATCAATTTGGAACATCTTACGCCTCTCCTACGGTTGCAGGTATTGCAGGATTGATTCGTTCAGAGTTTCCTGATCTAAAGGCTTATCAAGTGGCTGAGTTAATTCGATATACCTCAGATACTACTTTTTACGATGTTGCTGCGAATAATGGTCTAAAATATTTACAAGGTTATGGAGTTGTTGATGCTCATCGAGCTTTAACCGGAAAGGATAATATACACGTAGCTCGAGCAAGTAATATTCGTTACAACAAATTGAACTCTAGTGATATCTTTTTAGCTGCTGGAGACTCCATGGAAATCAACATGGATATTCAAAATATATTCAATGGGAATAGCAACCTCAAAGTAAAACTCACTCCATACGACCCAAATATTACTGCAGTTTCTAATGAAGTTACAATTGGCCAAATATTAGAATCCCAAATAACCAACAACCCTAATCCTTTTGTATTTAAGTTAGGACTCTTAACCAATCTTCATGAAAATCATTATTTCAAAATAGAATTTTATGATGAAGCTAATAACTATTACGATTGGCAAAATATAGAAATCAACCTCACGTTACAGCAATACATCAGTCTCAATAATATCAACGGTTATTTTAGACCTGACGGTACTTTAGGTACTGCTCATGGATTAAACTTTGGTTCTCATCCAATGACTAAATCTACAGGTCTTATGTTAGTAGCTAACAACAAAGTAGTTGATGTCGCTTATACTGATAGTGATAACAATATTCGATCTGCTGATTTTAGAGGAACTAATACCATACAACAAGTAACAACATCGTCTACAGATCCTGTTTATCCTTATTCTGAATATCTATTTCAATATGACGATGGTAATGCGACTGATCCTATTGGATTAAATATCACTCAAAGATTATTTGGCAAATTCGAAACCAACCGTGATAGAGCCATTTTTACCGAGTATCAAATTACCAATAATGGTACTGGGGATTTAGACTCTTTAGCAATCGGGCTATTTACAGACTGGAATTTTAGTTATCAAGGTAATGATCTACCTTTCCAGGAAGACAGTTCCAGATGTTATTATGATCCGGTAACGCAAACAGTTTACGCCTTTCATTCTAATAATTTCTTGAATGGTGCCATTCGATTATTAAATAGAAATGAGACTGTCCATCTTCAAAATATGGATATTATGCGTCCTATCAACTCTGAAATCGATATTAGTAATGATTATACAGACGCAGAAAAAATAACCACTCTATCCAACGGCATTGGTACCGAAGTACTTGGATACAGTACTATTGGAGGGACAAATATTGCCACCGCTCTAGGAACAGCATTAGCAGATGTGAAACTAAATGAAACTGTACATGTAGGATTTTTATTTGTTGTTGGAGAAAGTATTGATGTAATAAGAACACAATTAGATTCCGCACAAAAAGCATCTGAATATTGGCTAAAAGGACCTTCACCTTCAATTGCTCATCAAGTAGCGAATGAAGGTGAAATGGTGAACATTAGAACGACAACATTCGATTCTTTAGCTTTATACAAATTGGAAGGCAATACTAAAGTGTTAAAAGGTAGAGGCCGACTTTTCCAAGTACTTATTGATAGTATCGATTATTATTATGTACAATCACAGGGACGTTTTGTATATGATGGTGACTTAGTTCAACTAACTGGAGATGCTATCCCTTATCTTTCTGCAACTACTCCAATGAATGTTTGTAGAAATACCAAAGTAATTGTCTCCCCTAATGGTTGTAGTACATTTAATTTCTACGATAACCCACTTATGATCTCGCCGGTATATACAGGTTCATCTCTTATTCTCGAAGATTTAGAAAGAGACACCACTTTCTATGTAACTTGTGCAGTCAATAACAGTATAGATAATTCATTACGTATAGATGTACTTGTTAAAAATAGTATTAATAACTTCCTATTATCAGAGAATTCCTCTTATGTTGGAGGTGCTGTTACTGCCACTTTAGCACAAACAGACGATGCCGTTTCTTGGCAGTGGTATCATAATGGAGAGTTACTAAATGCCAACGATCAAGCAAGTGTAGACATCAACTTTAGTAGACAGGGTACTCATGAAATCCGACTCTCTGCTACCAACGAAGCAGGGTGTACTTATTTTGTTACAAAAGAAATTGAAGTTTTTCTTGACAACCCTAATTCTTCAGTGGTCTCTTTATTGGAGAATAGTATTTTATATCCAAATCCAATTAAAAACGGTTGGGTGAATATTACTGTTCCATCAAGTATTGGTCAAATTACCTTTGATCTACTTCAAGTTGATGGTTCACTTATTCAGGCCCATGTACCTTATGTGATGGATGGAAGTAAATATACTGTTTATCTTCCTCAGCATCTATCTTCAAAAACCTATCTACTCAGAGGGCAAGCAAATGGAGGCAGTTACACCTGGAAGATCTCCATTGATTAAAATAGTGTTATTATTTACAACCTAAATGATATCACTTATTGCAAAAGTGCTACCTTTGTAGCCTAATAGAATAAGAACCAAATATTTAGTATGCGTAAGTTTTTAGGACTTATTCCTGCACGTTACGGTTCATCGCGTTTAGAGGGAAAACCTCTAGCAGATATTTGCGGTAAACCGATGATTCAACACGTGTATGAACGAGCTAAAGTCGCGATTGAAGATGTGTATGTAGCCACTGATGATCACAGAATCGTTGATGCTGTAGAGTCTTTTGGCGGTAAAGTGATTATGACTTCGGCAAATCACGAAAATGGAACATCAAGATGTCTTGAAGCGCTTGAACTAGTGAACAAACAAACTTCTGCGGGATTCAACGCCGTAGTCAATATCCAAGGTGATGAACCACTATTGGAACCTTCTACTTTAACAGAATTAGTCAATAGTTTTGATGATGAAACCAACTTTGCCACTTTGGTAACTCCTGTGGTACATCAGCAAGATTTAGAAAACGATAGTGAAGTATTTGTGACTTTCGATCACAATAAAAATGCACTTTATTTTAGTAGAGCAGTCATTCCTACGGTTAGAGGGAAAAAACGTAGTGAGTGGATGCAACATACTACTTTTTACAAGCACTTAGGATTATATGCCTATACCGATGAAGCCCTAAAACTGTTCTCTACTTTAGCTCCAACAACATTGGAAAAATTAGAGAGTTTAGAACAACTTCGTTGGGTAGAACATGGATACCAAATTAAGGTCGGAATTACAGAACACGACAGTATTCCTGTGGATACAAAAGAAGATTTGGAACGAGTGAGGAATATTATGCAAGAGTTAGTATAAAATTTACAAATACCTAACGTTAATCATTGGTCGTTAATTCAAAAAAATTTTAAATTGCGGCTTATTGGAATACACCTCTTTTTTTTGGGTATTCCACTATAAATAGCAATCGAATACAAATGAGTAAAAACATAGTAAAAGTTGGCGATATCAATTGTGGAGCCGACGAATTATTTCTGATCTCTGGACCTTGTGTTATCGAGGACGAGAGCATCATGTTAAAAACTGCTGAAAAGTTAAAAGAAGTAACGGAACGCCTAAACATTCCTATGATCTACAAGGCGTCTTTCCAAAAAGATAACCGTTCTTCTGTAGATTTCTACAGAGGTCCAGGTATTGAGGAAGGTCTTCGTATTCTTCAAAAAGTAAAAGACGAATTCGGTTTTTCATTGGTATCAGATGTTCACTACCCAGATCAGGTAAAACCTGCTGCTGAAGTATTGGATATCATTCAAATCCCTGCTTACTTATGTATGCAAACAGACCTAGTAGTGTCTGCCGCAGAAACAGGTAAAGTAGTGAATATCAAGCATGGTCAGTTCTTGGCTCCTGAGAACATGATCAAGCCAGCTCAAAAAGTAGAATCTACAGGTAACAAAAATATCATCTTAACAGAAAGAGGTTTCACTTTCGGTTACAACGATATGGTCGTTGACCCTCGTTCTTTCTACGAAATGAGAAAAACAGATTACCCTGTTGTTTTTGATGTAACTCACTCTATCCGTAAATATGGTATTCCTTCTGCGGATCCTAACGGAGGAGCTCGTCAATACTTAGGTACTTTGGCAAGAGCAGGTGTGGCTGCAGGTGTTGATGGTTTATTTATCGAAACTCACCCATGTCCTTCAGAAGCACTTTGTGATGCCGCTTCTCAATTAGAAGTAACACAATTAGAGGAATTCTTAAAGCCACTAATTGAAATTCATAATATTGAATTAAGCTATAGAAATAGCCCTAATCATTAAGATAAAATAATAGTAAAATACTTATAGAATGGAATTATATTTAGATTCTGCTGAGATCAACGAGATCAAATCAAGTTTCCAACAGTTACCTTTCATGACTGGATTAACTACGACACCTACTTTCATGGCGCGTCATGGTATTACAGACATCGATGGAACTATTGTAGAACTTTCTAAAATTGTACCTGTACTTCAAATCGAAGCTTTAGGTGATACAGCTGAGGAAATTGTTGCAGAAGCAAAAAGACAAGAAGCTTTAGGTCTTGACCGCGACAAAACAGTTTACAAAATTCCAGTATCAATGGAAGGTTTGAAAGCTTGTTCTATGTTGGTTAAAGAAGGCTTTAAAGTAAATATTCACTTAGTATATACTTTACAACAAGCATATATGGCTATGCAAGCTGGTGCAACTTACGTTTGTCCACTTGTAGGTCGTCTTCAAGATCAAGGTCATGATGCTCTTGGTTTAGTAGAGCAATGTGTTGAAGCTGTAAACTACTACGGTTACAATACTAAAATCATGTTCTCATCAGTTCGTACAATCCAACACATCCGTGATGCTGTAGAACTTGGTGTTCACACGATTACTGTACCTTGGAAAATCATGAAGCAGTTAACTGATAACCACTTCACGAAAATCGGTACTGATCAGTTCATCAACGATACTCGTTTAATGACTGAACGCGTAGGTGATGCGATTTCTGAAACAAACCCTACAGTAACAGCTGAAACTACTGTTGCTGATTGTTTAGTAGCTATGACTACTTACAAAACTGGTGCAGTTACAGTAATTGATGCTGAGAAAAACCCTATCGGAATCTTTACTGATGGCGATCTTCGTCGTTTAGTAACTGAGAAAGGTGGTGACGTTTCTGGTATCAAAGTAAACGAATTAGGACTTACTGCTCCTATTTCTATCGATGCTCACGAATTGTTATTCGCTGCTCATAACTTGATTAAAGAAAAGCAAGTTGACGAACTAGTAGTTACTTTAGACGGTAAAGCTATTGGTATGTTAGACGTTCAAGATATCGTAAAATAATATAATCTCTTA includes the following:
- a CDS encoding PD-(D/E)XK nuclease-like domain-containing protein, which translates into the protein MSKVNFDIVEMEETDYRNHPALANTDIRNAQLILLGKQPHTPKKALREGTYLHSAILEPEEWVRIQRKLPAKQANRINRIAQTARNYPLMQEMLSHSNAQVEKCIFWKDPVTGLECKAKPDLFIEGEVVMDLKTTSRTIKGAFENQVLRNDFDRQISFYNIPIQAPIARVIGVSKISKGKLFRLDWEREDEYLKNGRQKADILLKKLADDTELIEKVIQLRKFKNQK
- a CDS encoding S8 family serine peptidase, coding for MKLLRFLHIFLFFIGVTLFPTILSAQDSEDNLNTVLYVKLKSDQNEVLGPWSRSYLSDKDEPAKMLKPKFYMHLIQRRVRNLSTERFFPRPYPDILEIELQPGSSVENAIKKLKEHPLVEYVEIEEYVNDLYTPNDTRSGEQFSIPLHNLTEAWDISRGDENVVIGIHDSGFNTSHEDLMGNLYVNEAEANGFDGVDDDNNGYIDDIHGWNFKRNSNDLSGTAHGIYVSGSASATGDNNLGVIGSGFNCTYLPVVRSRLSSLVYTCEQNNVKIVNMSWGSRGSNQISYQEVINYYSETPEYDILFIAAAGNDPHGNVPSDYYPASYENVLSVTGVNQNRENTGRTRGYLIDVAAADGSLSTHNSGYANQFGTSYASPTVAGIAGLIRSEFPDLKAYQVAELIRYTSDTTFYDVAANNGLKYLQGYGVVDAHRALTGKDNIHVARASNIRYNKLNSSDIFLAAGDSMEINMDIQNIFNGNSNLKVKLTPYDPNITAVSNEVTIGQILESQITNNPNPFVFKLGLLTNLHENHYFKIEFYDEANNYYDWQNIEINLTLQQYISLNNINGYFRPDGTLGTAHGLNFGSHPMTKSTGLMLVANNKVVDVAYTDSDNNIRSADFRGTNTIQQVTTSSTDPVYPYSEYLFQYDDGNATDPIGLNITQRLFGKFETNRDRAIFTEYQITNNGTGDLDSLAIGLFTDWNFSYQGNDLPFQEDSSRCYYDPVTQTVYAFHSNNFLNGAIRLLNRNETVHLQNMDIMRPINSEIDISNDYTDAEKITTLSNGIGTEVLGYSTIGGTNIATALGTALADVKLNETVHVGFLFVVGESIDVIRTQLDSAQKASEYWLKGPSPSIAHQVANEGEMVNIRTTTFDSLALYKLEGNTKVLKGRGRLFQVLIDSIDYYYVQSQGRFVYDGDLVQLTGDAIPYLSATTPMNVCRNTKVIVSPNGCSTFNFYDNPLMISPVYTGSSLILEDLERDTTFYVTCAVNNSIDNSLRIDVLVKNSINNFLLSENSSYVGGAVTATLAQTDDAVSWQWYHNGELLNANDQASVDINFSRQGTHEIRLSATNEAGCTYFVTKEIEVFLDNPNSSVVSLLENSILYPNPIKNGWVNITVPSSIGQITFDLLQVDGSLIQAHVPYVMDGSKYTVYLPQHLSSKTYLLRGQANGGSYTWKISID
- the kdsB gene encoding 3-deoxy-manno-octulosonate cytidylyltransferase; translated protein: MRKFLGLIPARYGSSRLEGKPLADICGKPMIQHVYERAKVAIEDVYVATDDHRIVDAVESFGGKVIMTSANHENGTSRCLEALELVNKQTSAGFNAVVNIQGDEPLLEPSTLTELVNSFDDETNFATLVTPVVHQQDLENDSEVFVTFDHNKNALYFSRAVIPTVRGKKRSEWMQHTTFYKHLGLYAYTDEALKLFSTLAPTTLEKLESLEQLRWVEHGYQIKVGITEHDSIPVDTKEDLERVRNIMQELV
- the kdsA gene encoding 3-deoxy-8-phosphooctulonate synthase, yielding MSKNIVKVGDINCGADELFLISGPCVIEDESIMLKTAEKLKEVTERLNIPMIYKASFQKDNRSSVDFYRGPGIEEGLRILQKVKDEFGFSLVSDVHYPDQVKPAAEVLDIIQIPAYLCMQTDLVVSAAETGKVVNIKHGQFLAPENMIKPAQKVESTGNKNIILTERGFTFGYNDMVVDPRSFYEMRKTDYPVVFDVTHSIRKYGIPSADPNGGARQYLGTLARAGVAAGVDGLFIETHPCPSEALCDAASQLEVTQLEEFLKPLIEIHNIELSYRNSPNH
- a CDS encoding transaldolase family protein, which produces MELYLDSAEINEIKSSFQQLPFMTGLTTTPTFMARHGITDIDGTIVELSKIVPVLQIEALGDTAEEIVAEAKRQEALGLDRDKTVYKIPVSMEGLKACSMLVKEGFKVNIHLVYTLQQAYMAMQAGATYVCPLVGRLQDQGHDALGLVEQCVEAVNYYGYNTKIMFSSVRTIQHIRDAVELGVHTITVPWKIMKQLTDNHFTKIGTDQFINDTRLMTERVGDAISETNPTVTAETTVADCLVAMTTYKTGAVTVIDAEKNPIGIFTDGDLRRLVTEKGGDVSGIKVNELGLTAPISIDAHELLFAAHNLIKEKQVDELVVTLDGKAIGMLDVQDIVK